TCATCCAGGCCGTGCGCTCGCACAGGCGCGAGGACCTGAACGCCGAGATTCTGGAAGGGCACCTTTCGGCCACGATGTGCCATCTGCCCAACATCGCCTACCGTCTGGGCCGCACGGTGGAGTTCGACTCGGCCACCGAGACTTTCCCGGGCGATGCCGAGGCGCAGGCCATGGTCAGCCGCGAGTACCGGTTCCCGTATGTGGTCCCGGAGAATGTCTGAGCCGCAGCATGATGATAGCATTTTTCCGGACCGGGAAGCTTGAACATATCGTTAGGAGCTCTTCGGTAATGCCAACAACATCAAGCTGGTTTATTTGGGCGTTTTTGTCTGCTGTATTCGCTGCGTTCACGGCTATTTTCGCAAAAATAGGGCTTTCCGGAGTAGACTCTGATCTCGCTACTCTAATTCGTACCATGGTCATCATGATCGTGCTTGCCGCATTCGTGTATTATGCAGGAAAGTGGAGCAATCCATTCAAACTTGCCTCTACTACATGGTTATTTTTGGTTCTCTCCGGTTTGGCGACAGGCGCGTCCTGGGTATGTTACTTTCGAGCACTGAAGATCGGCGACGCATCGAAAGTTGCCCCTGTAGACAAGTTAAGTCTGTTGCTCGTTGCGGTTTTCGCAGTTTTATTCCTCGGTGAACGGCCCTCGGTCAGAGAATGGTCTGGAATTCTCATGATAGGAGCAGGTGTTTTAGTACTGGCGCTCAAAAGGTGAATATATAAGAGATCAAGGCGGATATTTTGGTCTTGATTTTTAGCTGCCGGATAGTTAATTTATTAGCCTGTTTTTGAGACCGACGTGCGCCCGTAGCTCAATTGGATAGAGCATCTGACTACGGATCAGAAGGTTAGGGGTTCGACTCCCTTCGGGCGCACCACTTTACGCGACTGACACGGGATTTTGGATAATGAGTGTGTCAGCAGCGTGTCAACGAGACCCCGGATTGCCCTCCGGGGTTTCGCTTTTCTCACCCGATTCTGCATTGTTTCTCCAGCGCCTTGTGCCCCTTTTTCCGGGCGGTATAACGCTCAGTAACAACCACGCTCTGCTGTCCGAGCAGGGCCTGAACGTCTCGGATATCAGCGCCATTGTCGGTGAGCTGCGTAGCGAACACATGCCGCAGGTCGTGGAAAGTCAGCATCTTCCGCTGGCCGCTTTCGGTCAGGACGGTCAGTCCGAGCGCCTTGACCGCGGCTTTGAACTCACTCACCTTCCAATCAACCAGGTAACGTCCCCCGCTCGGCCCCTGAAACACCCACCCTTCGGTACGATCCCCGATAGCCTCCCGGAGGATCGAAACAGCCCACTCGCTGGCCGGAAAAGTGCGGGCAAGACCGCCCTTCGTGTGACGCACACTGTATTCCGCCCCTCCGATATCCCGCAGCCTGACATCCTCCACACGCAAGCCGAGTATTTCATCCTTCCGCCTGCCGCTCGCCAGTGCAAACCGCACCACCAGGCTTTGCACCGGCTGCTTGATCGCTCCGACCAATGCGGCTACCTGCTCGCTCGTCAGCCTGACCTCTCGGCGATTGCGGACTCGCGGACACTCCAGCCGTTGCAGGGGATGATTCGGCATCATCCCTTCGTTTACCGCCCAGGTGCACATCGCTGTCACCAGCATCACCTCGGTATGGATGGTCGAAGCCGCGGCCCCAGCCGCTTGACGAGACCTCATGTACTGCCTCATCCTCGGATGACCGACCTCGGACAACCGCAGTGCCGTTATTCCGTGCGCTTCAAGATGAGCCCTGCTGGTGCCATAACTGACGAGAGTTTTGCCTGATACCTCGCCGCGCTTGGCATCCAGGAACCGAGAGTAAAGCTCGGCCAGCGTAATGTCTCGCGCCTCTCGATCTTCTTTTTCTCTGACTTCGCGTATCAATTCTGTCTCGGGATCGAGTCCGCGAGATAGCCAATCGTTGAAACGGATCATCATGCGCTGAGCGTATTCGTCATAATTGCCGACCGACAACCGCCTCCGCCGCCTGTTCGGTCCCGGAGTGTAGTAGACAAGTTGCAAGCTATTGTCCCTTCGGACTATCCTGCACGGACCCTGCATGTCATTCCTCCCCGCAGGATGGCCCCGCAGGTGAAATATGTTGCCAGGAACGGCGAGAGGCAAGCGGATCAGCCCGCCATCCGTTGGATGAAATTACGCGGAACGCGCTGTTTGCGGGCATCGGTGCCGCCGCCAGCGATCCATGCTTCCAGATCGGATCGCCGCACCCGCGCCATCGGCTTCTTGCCGCGGCCGGGAATCCGCATCACGGGCAGGCCGTAAGCCTCCCACCGCTTGATGGTGGTGTTGCTGACATTGTACTCTCGCGTGATTTGCGCGAATGAGAGAAGTTCTGTCGGTTTCATGCGTTCACCACCTTCTTTCGTCCGTCTTTGAGCTGAGCCCTCCACATCAGAATATAGCGGAAGACTCCCTCGTCTATTCCTTGCATCGAGCAGGGCGTTTTTCTTATTCTCAAGCCCGACCCAGTACCGTTAACCTCTATCACGCCGGATTGTGCAGGAAGTCGGTTGATTTCGTCATCAGACAACAGGCCATTAGGGACAGCGAAGAAGAATTGATTACAGTAATGCCAGTAGTCCGGCCACTTATGATCGCCGAAGAAGTCACTCCGCGATACTTTGATCTCATAACAGATTGCACGTCCGTCCGTCCAACTCCTGCGCAGCACCCACACATCCATAATGGCCGCGGATTGTTTAAGCAGGTCTCTCAACATCCATTTATCGGCGTGTCCGCGCTCATAAACACCTTCCCACCTCGAACCAGAAACAAGTCTCGACAGGACGGGATTTCCTGGACTCATCAACCATTCGAGATAGGTCTGGTCCCAAGCGGAACCCCATGTCCCGCCCGTTTTGCACTGAGTCACGCAGAAATCTTTCCAGTGCTTGTCAAGAATGAGCTTTTCGATCTCGGGCGCTGTCATATGTCTACCTTGCTGCTGAACATCAACCGTAGTTGATCGCCCTGAATCTCGATCATCTCAACCCCTCCGGGTATTCTTTCGGCCAATCGCCCGGCCCGGCGTTGTCCTTCACGAAGAGGGGAACTCTATACGTCTTGGCTGTTTCCACCAAATCGGCAAGGTCTTCGGTGGGCGGTTGTATCGCCCGCGGCCCTGTCAGTCCACCGACAATCAACCAGTCTGCCGTGGCGATCCATGAATCAATCAACACATCCGCACCGGCATTGCTGAGGCGACCGAGCCAGGGTTCCAGGGAAATGAATTGTTGACCCGCCGGGGCTTTGTGCAGCCAATTAACCCGCTTAAGCTCGAAGTCGTGACCCTCCATCGTTCCGCCTGAAACGCTCGTTCCACACCAGCAATTGCTTGGTATGATCGGCGCGAACTGCCGATACCGAATCGGGTTTTTCGTCAGGAACAGGTACTTGTGCCAATGGGCCTCGCGGCAAATCGTCAGCACCTGCTCTATCCATTCTCTCGGCACCCACTCGCCCCACATGTCGCCGGTCGAGCCGACAAAGATCAAGCGACTCTGTCGGGTGGAGAAGGGTTCAGTCAGTCGCCCCTTGTGCAAGCGCGGCTCCATCGGGTTCTTCTCGAAGCGCCCCTTCACCCTGGGGACATAGCAGTACGGGCAGCCATGCTTGCAACCGGTGATCGGATTCCAGGTGAAATGACACCATTCGATTTTCCCTGCACCCTGGGGATTCATCCTTCGACCGCCTTTATCGAAAGAGCAACCCACCCCGGCTGGAGCCCCCACTTCGGCTCATCCAGGATGTGGGTCACCTGGACAATCAGTTGTCGCCCGGTGAATTTTTCTATCTCAGGGCTCCACTCCTGAAGGAGGAGATTATCGCCCACTCGATAATGCCGATCATCCTTCCGTAGATCGCAGGTCTTGCGGCCGTCGCGGATTTCCTCGAAAAACTCCGGCCAGCATTTCAGTTCATGAACGGCCATTAATCTCCTCCGTTTGGAGTTGTTCCATGACTTGTTCTCTGGTTCTCCGGTCGACAATCATCAGCTCTCGACCATCTTCAAGGGCGATATTGCCGGGGATACGGCCATGCCCACAGCATGAAGCCACGGTTTGGATGTTACCCTCATTGAGCGCCCTGACAAGCGGAGCAATACACGCATCAACTTCAACGTGCGTCGTTCCGCGGCTGGTCGTATGAGCAAGCATTACTACCACCACTTCGCCCTGCTTACACATCACCACCTCCAGTCCAGCAGTTGAGCGTTCATCGGCGCGTACAGCGGGTGCCGCGGCGCGCCGCACTTGGTCAGGCTCAGGCTCTTAACCGCGGGTGCTGCATGTTCCAGTTCCAAATCCCCGAATATCTGTTCGATTTCCTCTTTCCGGGCCTCGCACTCATTAGGTAGGTGCGCGCCCCAGGCCAGCACCAACAGTTCGGAATTCCGGGCCGCGAACTGAACCCAGTCGTCGTTCTTGTAGTGCGTGGTCACGCCCTCGATCTGGCCATCGTATGACTCCAAGTGCTTCTTCAACTCCCGCGGCGAGCTGGATCGGTAGGCGAACAGGTTGACCACGAACAACCGGCCGAATCCCCATTGCCGGGCGAATCCCAGGCATCGGCGGATGGTCGGATCGTCCTTGCTGGCGTTCGCCGTCGAGGGATTCAGCATCAACCAGGTGACCGTTTTCGGTGTTCTGGGAAACAAAACGTTCTGTTCCGGCAACTCAAGCCAGCGCCAGAGGAAGAAGCGATAAACTCCATCCTTCGAAATCACCGCTCCAAACGGCCTATGATCGGTTTCAGCGCATTGAATCATTGCCTATTCCCCGCATGGAAAAGCAACATCTGTCTTTCCGCGTCGCATTGCAGCCGCACGCTTTCCTCGGCCCTGCTTTCGGCTTCCCATCGGCTCAGGCCGCCGTCGTACTCCATGATCGCCGCGCGTTCCTTGTAGCGTTCGAGCACGTCCGGCGGCCAGTTGCCGATGAACTCCGGGAGCTTATTTTCGTCAGGTTTCCTCAACTTGACCTTCAAAAGCCATGATCATCTCGCCGATCATC
Above is a window of bacterium DNA encoding:
- a CDS encoding EamA family transporter — protein: MPTTSSWFIWAFLSAVFAAFTAIFAKIGLSGVDSDLATLIRTMVIMIVLAAFVYYAGKWSNPFKLASTTWLFLVLSGLATGASWVCYFRALKIGDASKVAPVDKLSLLLVAVFAVLFLGERPSVREWSGILMIGAGVLVLALKR
- a CDS encoding site-specific integrase, which gives rise to MSVGNYDEYAQRMMIRFNDWLSRGLDPETELIREVREKEDREARDITLAELYSRFLDAKRGEVSGKTLVSYGTSRAHLEAHGITALRLSEVGHPRMRQYMRSRQAAGAAASTIHTEVMLVTAMCTWAVNEGMMPNHPLQRLECPRVRNRREVRLTSEQVAALVGAIKQPVQSLVVRFALASGRRKDEILGLRVEDVRLRDIGGAEYSVRHTKGGLARTFPASEWAVSILREAIGDRTEGWVFQGPSGGRYLVDWKVSEFKAAVKALGLTVLTESGQRKMLTFHDLRHVFATQLTDNGADIRDVQALLGQQSVVVTERYTARKKGHKALEKQCRIG
- a CDS encoding helix-turn-helix domain-containing protein, with protein sequence MKPTELLSFAQITREYNVSNTTIKRWEAYGLPVMRIPGRGKKPMARVRRSDLEAWIAGGGTDARKQRVPRNFIQRMAG
- a CDS encoding MmcB family DNA repair protein; amino-acid sequence: MTAPEIEKLILDKHWKDFCVTQCKTGGTWGSAWDQTYLEWLMSPGNPVLSRLVSGSRWEGVYERGHADKWMLRDLLKQSAAIMDVWVLRRSWTDGRAICYEIKVSRSDFFGDHKWPDYWHYCNQFFFAVPNGLLSDDEINRLPAQSGVIEVNGTGSGLRIRKTPCSMQGIDEGVFRYILMWRAQLKDGRKKVVNA
- a CDS encoding phage Gp37/Gp68 family protein → MNPQGAGKIEWCHFTWNPITGCKHGCPYCYVPRVKGRFEKNPMEPRLHKGRLTEPFSTRQSRLIFVGSTGDMWGEWVPREWIEQVLTICREAHWHKYLFLTKNPIRYRQFAPIIPSNCWCGTSVSGGTMEGHDFELKRVNWLHKAPAGQQFISLEPWLGRLSNAGADVLIDSWIATADWLIVGGLTGPRAIQPPTEDLADLVETAKTYRVPLFVKDNAGPGDWPKEYPEGLR
- a CDS encoding DUF3850 domain-containing protein, which gives rise to MAVHELKCWPEFFEEIRDGRKTCDLRKDDRHYRVGDNLLLQEWSPEIEKFTGRQLIVQVTHILDEPKWGLQPGWVALSIKAVEG
- a CDS encoding DUF1643 domain-containing protein, with protein sequence MIQCAETDHRPFGAVISKDGVYRFFLWRWLELPEQNVLFPRTPKTVTWLMLNPSTANASKDDPTIRRCLGFARQWGFGRLFVVNLFAYRSSSPRELKKHLESYDGQIEGVTTHYKNDDWVQFAARNSELLVLAWGAHLPNECEARKEEIEQIFGDLELEHAAPAVKSLSLTKCGAPRHPLYAPMNAQLLDWRW